Proteins encoded together in one Pelagicoccus enzymogenes window:
- a CDS encoding cation:proton antiporter — protein sequence MTLIETFPLAASANASPILADLAWIMLGAAVAALICARIKLPPLLGYLFAGFFLGPNLGLWPPLVTLSNVQDLSELGVVFLMFYIGLEFNLEKVRKVFAPAGTALVLQTLLMLFIGLQASEWLGLSTMDGWFLGGLLSISSSMVSVKLMRENGSFNRQHGQQAVGILVFEDILAILLLVLLNGMAASGSFDYAKLGKTAFFIGLFIVAVFLIGTLGSKRLVRVLEKRGTTEMITMATLGLIFGVSLIAEQFQFSWALGGFLAGAILPTAGIGHRIESLTEPLRDLFCALFFVTVGMLIEPAALWENAPAILILSAVVVVGKFAACWLGLFIAGQHADVAGRAAIIKSQIGEFSFVITAIGAKYGATSPELQSIASGVAFVTILLTPFLINSEGPILRAIERAAPKALKEFTQLYAQWQDNLELSFNRSVLNLARGPLMRIVLHFLIINAIIIGAAIVSAHVAKPDFVPISDEHFSQALFLSSLLFSLPFFVDTVRNFNVLVLLFSDAALSQKLFQQFSKGAFRNVFNGLILLILLFVYGTVFLIVAAPFFPTGAIFFVFVGAALILSFTFWKRLVHMHNNWEMAFVESMENETRSQIEKRIEHNLTQLQKENPWQVQVEAVDILKTSKWTGKEIKDIDLRRQTGTTIAGIERGGFDLTDIQPYSRIFPHDKLFLLGEPQQIAAARIYLNQEKEGDETAQSPFRFSKEIVPPMSTWDGLSIKDTRLRSEHGVTIVGIQRAGQRIVSPSPDEVLHVGDLLLMMGCEDRLAKVNQLLLLEEERASAS from the coding sequence ATGACACTTATCGAAACCTTCCCTCTCGCCGCCTCCGCCAACGCCTCGCCCATCCTCGCCGACCTCGCTTGGATCATGCTGGGAGCCGCCGTCGCCGCCTTGATCTGCGCCCGCATCAAGCTGCCTCCACTTCTTGGATACCTCTTCGCAGGCTTCTTTCTCGGACCAAACCTCGGCCTGTGGCCGCCTCTTGTAACCCTCTCCAACGTGCAGGACCTGAGCGAACTCGGCGTGGTCTTCCTCATGTTCTACATCGGGCTCGAGTTTAACCTAGAAAAGGTACGCAAGGTTTTCGCGCCCGCTGGCACCGCCCTCGTGCTGCAAACCTTGTTGATGCTCTTTATCGGGCTGCAAGCGAGCGAGTGGCTCGGCCTCTCCACCATGGACGGTTGGTTCCTCGGCGGACTTCTCTCCATCAGCTCCTCCATGGTATCCGTAAAGCTGATGCGCGAGAACGGTTCCTTCAACCGCCAGCATGGCCAACAAGCGGTTGGCATCCTCGTTTTCGAAGATATCCTCGCCATCCTCTTGCTGGTGCTGCTCAACGGTATGGCGGCTTCCGGCTCGTTCGACTACGCCAAGCTGGGAAAAACCGCCTTCTTCATCGGACTCTTCATCGTCGCCGTCTTCCTGATCGGGACCCTTGGATCGAAACGCCTCGTGCGCGTGCTGGAAAAACGCGGCACCACTGAAATGATTACCATGGCCACCCTTGGCCTCATTTTCGGGGTCAGCCTGATCGCCGAACAATTCCAATTCTCCTGGGCTCTGGGCGGCTTCCTCGCCGGAGCCATCCTCCCCACCGCAGGCATCGGCCATCGCATCGAAAGCCTGACCGAACCGCTGCGCGACTTGTTCTGCGCCCTTTTCTTCGTCACCGTCGGCATGCTCATCGAGCCAGCCGCCCTCTGGGAGAACGCACCCGCCATCCTCATCCTCTCCGCCGTAGTGGTCGTGGGCAAGTTCGCCGCCTGCTGGCTCGGGCTGTTCATCGCTGGACAACACGCGGACGTCGCCGGACGCGCCGCCATCATCAAGTCTCAAATCGGAGAATTCAGCTTCGTCATCACCGCGATCGGAGCCAAATACGGCGCGACCAGCCCCGAACTGCAGTCCATCGCTTCCGGCGTCGCCTTCGTCACTATCTTGCTCACCCCCTTCCTCATCAACAGCGAGGGCCCCATCCTGCGAGCCATCGAGCGGGCTGCTCCCAAGGCGCTAAAGGAGTTTACCCAGCTCTACGCCCAATGGCAGGACAATCTGGAACTGTCCTTTAACCGCAGCGTCCTGAATCTGGCTCGCGGACCGCTCATGCGGATCGTCCTCCACTTCCTCATCATCAACGCGATCATCATCGGGGCCGCCATCGTATCCGCCCACGTAGCGAAACCCGACTTCGTCCCCATCAGCGACGAGCACTTCAGCCAAGCGCTCTTCCTCTCGTCCTTGCTGTTTAGTCTGCCCTTCTTCGTCGACACTGTCAGAAACTTCAACGTACTCGTCCTGCTCTTCTCCGACGCGGCCCTCAGCCAAAAGCTCTTCCAGCAATTCTCGAAAGGAGCCTTCCGCAACGTATTCAATGGGTTGATACTTCTGATCCTTCTGTTCGTCTATGGAACGGTATTCCTCATCGTGGCAGCGCCTTTCTTCCCCACCGGCGCCATCTTCTTCGTATTCGTGGGCGCAGCGCTCATTCTGAGCTTCACTTTTTGGAAACGGCTGGTGCACATGCACAACAACTGGGAAATGGCCTTCGTGGAATCGATGGAAAACGAAACTCGCAGCCAAATCGAGAAACGCATCGAGCACAACCTAACCCAATTGCAGAAGGAAAACCCATGGCAGGTGCAAGTCGAAGCGGTCGACATCCTCAAGACCTCCAAATGGACCGGCAAGGAGATCAAGGACATCGATCTGCGCCGCCAGACCGGCACCACCATCGCCGGAATCGAACGCGGCGGCTTCGATCTCACCGACATCCAGCCCTACTCCCGCATCTTTCCCCACGACAAGCTCTTCCTTCTGGGAGAACCTCAACAAATAGCCGCCGCTCGCATCTACTTGAACCAAGAGAAGGAAGGCGACGAAACAGCCCAATCCCCTTTCCGTTTCTCTAAGGAAATCGTTCCGCCCATGAGCACTTGGGACGGTCTGTCCATCAAGGACACTCGGCTCCGCTCCGAACATGGCGTCACCATCGTAGGCATTCAGCGGGCTGGACAACGTATCGTCAGCCCCAGTCCCGACGAGGTCCTCCACGTGGGCGACCTCCTGCTGATGATGGGCTGCGAAGACCGGCTCGCCAAAGTCAATCAGCTCCTTCTACTGGAGGAGGAAAGAGCGAGCGCTAGCTGA
- a CDS encoding ThuA domain-containing protein, translated as MDIGKLAKTLTLAAAFSATSCFAQQFKALLFTKTDGWHHDSINAGVTAIQDLSKLHNFEVFWTEDAGRVMNDDWLKNYDVVIFLNTTGNILNDEQQAAFERYIQAGGGFAGIHSASDTEYEWEWYTNMVGHMFHIHPAVQTAVMNVEDPNFPGMDRFAPRFIFTEEWYEFDAPRTDDLNYLLSVDEKTYKPEANWGAKKGKGMGDFHPVSWYKEYDGGRAFYTALGHMPATYKDADFMHHVYGGIYWAATGNSFTAGD; from the coding sequence ATGGACATTGGAAAACTTGCTAAAACCCTCACCCTCGCGGCGGCATTTTCTGCGACCTCGTGCTTCGCCCAGCAGTTCAAAGCGCTGCTGTTCACCAAAACCGACGGCTGGCACCACGACTCCATAAACGCCGGAGTCACCGCCATCCAGGACCTCTCCAAACTTCATAACTTCGAAGTCTTCTGGACGGAGGACGCAGGACGCGTGATGAACGACGACTGGCTCAAGAACTACGACGTCGTCATTTTCCTGAACACGACCGGAAACATTCTCAACGACGAGCAACAAGCCGCGTTCGAACGCTACATCCAAGCGGGCGGCGGATTCGCGGGTATCCACAGCGCCTCCGACACGGAATACGAGTGGGAATGGTACACCAACATGGTCGGCCATATGTTCCACATCCACCCTGCCGTTCAAACCGCCGTCATGAACGTCGAAGACCCGAACTTCCCCGGGATGGACCGATTCGCGCCAAGGTTCATCTTCACCGAAGAATGGTACGAATTTGACGCGCCCCGTACCGACGACCTCAACTATCTGCTCAGCGTCGACGAAAAAACCTACAAGCCAGAGGCCAATTGGGGCGCGAAAAAGGGCAAAGGCATGGGCGATTTCCACCCCGTGAGCTGGTACAAGGAATACGATGGAGGCCGCGCCTTCTACACTGCCCTTGGACACATGCCCGCCACCTACAAAGATGCGGATTTCATGCACCACGTCTACGGAGGCATCTACTGGGCCGCTACCGGCAACAGCTTCACCGCCGGAGACTAG
- a CDS encoding SpoIIE family protein phosphatase has product MTPDSDNPTFPKSLAATFLGTSPSAPPEQEGSYSPAQLKEALEAAFQAGTEHGKRQKKQTADPDMLFWQLMDNLPDNVYFKDTRSRFTCVNRAQARFLGLEDPNDAIGMSDFDYFPENLANVQFQEEQEIIATGKGYSLHEEKHLKDDRLERFIISSKLPLRDPDGNICGTFGISRDVTNRYLAEREVKRQRNLLKAIIDILPCRIFVRDLEDRFVLANQTYKTALGIKSSQDLIGHTLAEFSDEERVAKIRNEDRRVREEGIPILNQVDFDLSVFKKDSWIVTSKVPLRGRDGAIEGIVGMTYDITEQKKAEEEARSLSEELRGKNAQFEAELLVARQLQETLMSIGFDAQRHYSKSGSKWTLSSSYFYKPSHHLAGDFFDLIQISDSKVGILVCDVMGHGVKAALVTMLLRGLISEFADILDQPGKVLGQLNKRLCSLAEDQEFPRFTTAVYLILDLETGEARVANAGHPGPLWKTQNASGQEVFEPCPSGEIGPALGLIPEQEFRRHEFTCSATTEFLLYTDGIIEQKDAMGNEFGIQKLEEILLNNHGDDLAEQLKTIRSALRLTAGTEEFDDDICIVAVKMEPIIA; this is encoded by the coding sequence ATGACTCCGGATTCGGACAATCCAACTTTTCCCAAGTCGCTCGCCGCCACTTTTTTAGGGACCTCCCCTTCCGCCCCTCCCGAGCAAGAAGGCAGCTATAGCCCTGCCCAACTCAAGGAAGCCCTCGAAGCGGCATTCCAAGCCGGCACCGAACACGGGAAACGCCAGAAGAAGCAAACTGCCGACCCTGACATGCTTTTCTGGCAATTGATGGACAATCTGCCCGACAACGTCTATTTCAAGGACACCCGCAGCCGATTCACCTGCGTCAACAGAGCGCAAGCCCGCTTTCTCGGCCTGGAAGACCCTAACGACGCCATCGGCATGTCCGATTTCGACTACTTTCCCGAAAATTTGGCCAATGTGCAATTCCAGGAGGAACAGGAGATAATCGCCACCGGCAAGGGCTACAGCCTGCACGAAGAGAAACACCTCAAGGACGACCGCTTGGAGCGCTTCATCATTTCAAGCAAGCTGCCGCTAAGGGACCCAGACGGCAACATTTGCGGAACCTTCGGCATCTCCCGCGACGTCACCAATCGCTATCTCGCCGAACGCGAAGTGAAACGCCAACGCAACCTCCTCAAAGCCATCATCGACATCCTCCCCTGCCGCATCTTCGTGAGGGACCTAGAGGACCGCTTCGTTCTGGCCAACCAAACCTACAAGACCGCCCTCGGCATCAAGTCCTCCCAAGACCTCATAGGCCATACCCTCGCGGAATTCAGCGACGAGGAACGTGTCGCCAAAATCCGAAACGAGGATCGCCGCGTTCGCGAAGAAGGGATCCCCATACTCAACCAGGTCGATTTCGACCTGAGCGTGTTCAAGAAAGACAGCTGGATCGTTACCTCCAAAGTTCCACTACGCGGGAGAGACGGCGCCATCGAGGGAATCGTAGGCATGACCTACGACATCACAGAGCAGAAGAAAGCCGAAGAGGAAGCTCGCTCGCTTTCCGAGGAACTGCGCGGCAAAAACGCGCAATTCGAAGCTGAACTCCTCGTCGCTCGCCAATTGCAAGAGACCTTGATGTCAATCGGCTTCGACGCCCAGCGCCACTACTCGAAGTCCGGGTCGAAGTGGACGCTCAGCTCCAGCTACTTCTACAAACCGAGCCACCACTTGGCGGGCGACTTCTTCGACCTCATTCAAATCTCTGACAGCAAAGTCGGAATCCTCGTCTGCGACGTCATGGGCCACGGCGTGAAGGCCGCTCTCGTCACCATGCTGCTACGCGGACTTATTTCAGAATTCGCAGATATATTGGACCAGCCGGGTAAAGTCCTAGGGCAGCTCAACAAGCGGCTTTGCTCCCTCGCCGAAGACCAGGAATTTCCTCGTTTCACCACCGCAGTCTACCTGATCCTCGACCTCGAAACTGGGGAAGCGCGGGTCGCCAACGCAGGACACCCCGGCCCACTTTGGAAAACCCAGAACGCATCTGGACAAGAGGTCTTCGAACCGTGCCCCTCCGGTGAAATCGGCCCCGCCCTCGGACTGATCCCTGAACAAGAATTCCGCCGCCACGAGTTTACCTGCAGCGCAACCACCGAGTTTCTCCTCTACACCGACGGAATCATCGAGCAGAAGGACGCCATGGGCAACGAGTTCGGTATCCAAAAGCTCGAAGAAATCCTTCTCAACAACCACGGAGACGACCTCGCCGAACAACTCAAGACCATCCGCTCCGCCTTGCGCCTCACTGCCGGCACCGAGGAGTTCGACGACGATATCTGCATCGTCGCCGTGAAAATGGAACCGATCATCGCCTAG
- a CDS encoding GatB/YqeY domain-containing protein: protein MKDKLKQLHQKARIARDAAATEAYGAALAAIQEGEVRANEDFSEAKVLAVVEKEAGKFAESAAAFAKAGREDKAAEINERAELLEALLPEKLDADAYPKLVADAVEATGASSMRDMGAVMAKLKADIGPALDMKLASSEVKKVLG, encoded by the coding sequence ATGAAAGACAAGCTCAAGCAACTTCATCAGAAAGCCCGTATTGCTCGCGACGCTGCTGCGACCGAGGCCTACGGCGCCGCGCTGGCGGCGATTCAGGAGGGCGAAGTGAGAGCCAACGAAGACTTTTCCGAAGCGAAAGTCTTGGCTGTGGTTGAGAAGGAAGCGGGCAAGTTCGCAGAGTCAGCTGCGGCCTTCGCCAAGGCGGGCCGTGAAGACAAGGCGGCCGAGATCAACGAGCGGGCGGAGCTGTTGGAGGCTCTGCTTCCTGAGAAGCTTGACGCGGATGCCTACCCCAAGCTGGTGGCGGATGCGGTGGAAGCGACAGGCGCTTCTTCCATGCGCGACATGGGAGCCGTCATGGCTAAGCTGAAGGCGGACATCGGTCCGGCGCTGGACATGAAGCTAGCTTCGAGCGAAGTGAAGAAGGTTCTCGGTTAA
- a CDS encoding thioredoxin family protein, with translation MPEKKTSWIKYAIVAAVLVAAYFIYVEVQTRLGERVLAEMQLQRNSLPEAFGKAKAENKLVLADLSAIWCPTCRSLDKKIFSNPVVQKKIEEKYVFARIEYESEEGKRFQETYDTRVFPTLLVLDPDGKKLDELPVTTDPETFIQFL, from the coding sequence ATGCCCGAAAAAAAGACCTCATGGATTAAATACGCGATCGTAGCCGCCGTCCTCGTGGCCGCCTACTTCATCTACGTGGAAGTGCAAACCCGCTTGGGCGAGAGGGTGCTCGCAGAGATGCAGCTCCAACGGAATAGCCTGCCAGAAGCCTTCGGCAAGGCAAAGGCGGAGAACAAGCTGGTGCTGGCAGACCTGTCCGCCATCTGGTGCCCCACTTGCCGCAGCCTCGACAAAAAAATCTTCTCCAACCCCGTCGTACAAAAGAAGATAGAAGAGAAATACGTCTTCGCTCGCATCGAGTACGAGTCGGAAGAAGGAAAGCGCTTTCAGGAAACCTACGATACCCGCGTCTTCCCCACTTTGCTCGTCCTCGATCCTGACGGCAAGAAGCTGGACGAGCTCCCCGTTACCACCGATCCAGAAACGTTTATCCAATTCCTCTAG
- a CDS encoding GbsR/MarR family transcriptional regulator — MSELAEIKDNFVTQWGALGSQWGINRTMAMIHALLLVSPKPLTTDEIMAELSISRGNANTNLRDLVSWGLIRQVILKGERKDHYEAEKDTWKIFCIVARERKRRETEPASQVLKDCIDRSKDLKSAEAKELHKQLTSLNDFVTLANTIMEKVASREQSALLPKILKVLS, encoded by the coding sequence ATGAGCGAACTCGCGGAAATAAAGGACAACTTCGTAACCCAGTGGGGAGCGCTGGGCAGCCAATGGGGGATCAACCGCACCATGGCCATGATCCATGCCCTGCTCCTGGTTTCGCCCAAGCCGCTCACCACTGACGAGATCATGGCCGAGCTTTCGATCAGCCGCGGCAACGCGAACACCAACCTGCGCGACCTCGTGAGCTGGGGCCTCATCCGCCAAGTCATTCTCAAAGGCGAACGCAAGGATCACTACGAGGCCGAGAAAGACACTTGGAAAATCTTCTGCATCGTGGCCCGGGAGCGCAAGCGCCGCGAAACCGAACCTGCTAGCCAAGTGCTCAAAGACTGCATCGACCGGTCCAAAGACTTGAAGTCCGCAGAGGCCAAGGAACTGCACAAGCAACTCACCTCCCTCAACGACTTCGTCACCCTCGCGAACACCATTATGGAAAAAGTCGCTTCCAGGGAGCAAAGCGCCCTGCTGCCGAAAATCCTCAAGGTCCTCAGCTAA
- a CDS encoding TIGR01777 family oxidoreductase — MKKLVIAGGTGFLGQALARHFTRKNWEVVILTRNTQAPTLAGRLVAWDGKTLGPWVQELEKAQALVNLSGKSVDCRYHPRNRREIRESRLAPTRVLSEALQNAKAPPSVWLNAASATIYRHSLDTPMAEEDGEIGNGFSVEVCQAWEKALFEAPLPGIRRIALRTSMVLGHAKNSVYPILARIARCGLGGKLSTGEQMVSWIHVTDFVRAIEFAIEDEDLQGPLNITAPAPVRNCVFMKTLRETLGIPFGLDHYKPLLEVAAWILRTETELTLKSRFAVPAKLLQHRFVFYYPFVDEALSDLAMHRNRTASPFDPHLLELQKP; from the coding sequence ATGAAAAAGCTCGTTATCGCCGGAGGCACTGGCTTTCTCGGACAAGCCCTCGCCCGCCACTTCACACGCAAGAACTGGGAAGTCGTCATTCTCACGCGAAACACGCAGGCGCCCACGCTTGCAGGACGCCTCGTCGCGTGGGATGGCAAAACGCTTGGACCATGGGTTCAAGAGCTCGAGAAGGCCCAGGCCCTCGTAAATCTCAGCGGCAAATCTGTCGACTGCCGCTACCACCCGCGAAACCGCCGCGAAATCCGGGAGAGCCGGCTAGCGCCCACCCGCGTATTGAGCGAAGCACTACAAAACGCCAAGGCTCCGCCCTCCGTTTGGCTCAACGCCGCCAGCGCCACTATCTACCGCCACAGTCTCGACACCCCAATGGCAGAGGAAGATGGCGAAATCGGAAACGGGTTCTCTGTCGAGGTATGCCAGGCTTGGGAAAAAGCCCTTTTCGAAGCCCCGCTTCCCGGCATTCGCCGCATCGCCCTGCGCACGAGCATGGTGCTCGGGCACGCTAAAAACAGCGTCTACCCCATTCTCGCTCGCATTGCCCGTTGCGGTCTCGGCGGAAAGCTTAGCACCGGCGAACAAATGGTGAGCTGGATCCACGTCACCGACTTTGTGCGAGCGATAGAGTTCGCCATCGAGGACGAAGACCTGCAAGGCCCACTGAACATCACCGCTCCCGCTCCGGTTCGTAACTGCGTATTCATGAAAACCCTACGTGAAACATTAGGCATACCCTTTGGACTGGACCACTACAAGCCACTTCTAGAGGTCGCGGCCTGGATCCTACGCACCGAGACCGAACTCACCCTTAAAAGCCGCTTCGCCGTACCCGCCAAACTCCTGCAACACCGATTCGTTTTCTACTACCCCTTTGTTGACGAGGCCCTCAGCGACCTGGCGATGCATAGGAATCGAACCGCCTCCCCGTTCGATCCTCACTTGCTGGAGCTGCAAAAGCCCTGA
- a CDS encoding DUF4255 domain-containing protein has translation MIHDSLQLIVNELNAALKGNNSEDPVFLGNIAQVESGTAEAEKQVVLSLVNVEEESSLKNGPHHRIKDGKVVYENRPVHLSLYLLFSTNHKNYATALKRLEAIITFLQGKNVFTARAAPDLQKLSRTPEELAGFRMTLELFSLSFEQINHLWGSLGGKQVPFILYRARLVSLTADEIQRSGPPITHISVDAADTLATSAHAL, from the coding sequence ATGATACACGATTCCCTCCAACTGATCGTCAACGAACTGAATGCTGCTCTCAAAGGCAACAATTCCGAAGACCCTGTGTTCCTCGGCAATATTGCCCAAGTCGAAAGCGGCACAGCAGAAGCCGAAAAACAAGTTGTCCTCAGCCTCGTGAATGTGGAGGAGGAATCCTCGCTCAAGAACGGACCGCATCACCGCATCAAGGACGGAAAAGTCGTCTACGAAAATCGTCCCGTCCACCTCTCCCTCTATCTGCTCTTCAGCACCAACCACAAAAACTACGCCACCGCCCTCAAGCGCCTGGAGGCGATCATCACCTTTCTCCAAGGCAAGAACGTATTCACCGCCCGGGCCGCCCCTGACCTGCAAAAGCTCTCTCGCACTCCCGAGGAGCTAGCGGGCTTCCGCATGACCCTGGAACTCTTCTCCCTTTCTTTCGAGCAGATCAACCACCTCTGGGGTTCGCTCGGCGGCAAACAGGTCCCCTTCATCCTCTATCGCGCTCGCCTCGTCAGCCTCACCGCCGACGAAATCCAACGCAGCGGCCCGCCAATCACCCACATCTCCGTCGACGCGGCAGATACCCTCGCGACCTCCGCCCATGCCCTTTGA